The following proteins are encoded in a genomic region of Diabrotica virgifera virgifera chromosome 1, PGI_DIABVI_V3a:
- the LOC126893369 gene encoding uncharacterized protein LOC126893369: MKRNIVYLDETWYDTHDTVKKGWKNNNKKCSVALPSNKGKRIIILHCGGENGWIEDALLVSAKNIKDASLDYHDDMDSALFESWFENTLIPKLSKNSVIVMDNASYHSRLIKKVPNKFQIQNFLYEEDLYFEETYTKKQLLEVSQSKQFQKKYAVDDCALNNGHTVLRLPPYFCVLNPIELIWAQLKGNIRRKNVAPKFSSSVLQLIAEEVKNITATSWKNVIKHVMGVENEYAKYLPTLTNLIIITLDNSSDDSDIMCDSDSE; this comes from the coding sequence ATGAAACGAAATATTGTATATTTGGATGAAACATGGTACGATACCCATGACACCGTAAAAAAAGGCTggaaaaacaataataaaaaatgttcagTTGCATTACCATCCAATAAAGGTAAAAGAATAATTATTTTACACTGCGGCGGAGAAAATGGATGGATCGAGGACGCACTACTGGTATCTGCCAAAAATATTAAAGATGCGTCATTGGACTACCACGATGATATGGACAGTGCCCTTTTTGAATCTTGGTTTGAAAATACTCTTATCCCCAAATTGTCCAAAAACAGCGTAATTGTCATGGACAATGCTTCATACCATTCAAGATTAATAAAAAAGGTACCGAATAAATTCCAAATCCAAAACTTTCTCTATGAAGAAGACTTATATTTTGAAGAGACGTATACGAAAAAGCAGTTATTAGAGGTTAGTCAAAGTAAACAATTTCAAAAGAAATATGCTGTTGATGATTGTGCTCTGAATAATGGACATACCGTCCTTAGACTGCCTCCTTATTTTTGTGTATTAAATCCGATAGAATTAATATGGGCGCAATTAAAAGGaaatataagaagaaaaaatgTGGCTCCTAAATTTTCATCATCGGTTCTCCAATTAATTGCAGAAGAAGTAAAAAACATTACAGCGACAAGTTGGAAAAATGTCATTAAACACGTAATGGGGGTGGAAAACGAATATGCTAAATATTTGCCAacattaacaaatttaattattataacttTAGACAATAGCAGTGATGATAGTGATATAATGTGCGACAGTGATTCTGAATAA